From a single Borrelia coriaceae genomic region:
- the thyX gene encoding FAD-dependent thymidylate synthase, with protein sequence MGSDDRIVQASRISYRSESIKREDDELIDYLVRNEHTSPFEQVVFTFYVKAPIFVARQWMRHRTARINEVSGSYSLLREEFYVPLEEDISIQNVDSNQNECERIETNFVKDIVSDLKASQKSCYKLYQNMIDSNVLKEVSRIVLPLSLYTEWYWQIDLKNLFHFIKLRLALSESKEVNETSSKEMREYAKLLLDVVEEIVPIATRSFKNHILKGCRFSYEEIIAISGALDISKLKLDGQALKRLKDKLNVK encoded by the coding sequence ATGGGTAGTGATGATAGGATAGTACAGGCATCAAGAATTTCATATCGAAGTGAGAGCATTAAGAGAGAAGATGATGAGCTTATTGATTACTTAGTGAGAAACGAACATACAAGTCCATTTGAACAAGTAGTATTTACATTTTATGTTAAGGCCCCGATATTTGTTGCAAGACAATGGATGAGACACAGAACAGCAAGAATTAATGAAGTATCTGGTTCATATAGTCTGCTTAGGGAAGAATTTTATGTTCCTTTAGAAGAGGATATAAGCATTCAAAATGTTGATAGTAATCAAAATGAGTGTGAGAGAATTGAAACTAACTTTGTAAAAGATATAGTAAGTGATTTAAAAGCGAGTCAAAAATCTTGTTACAAGCTATATCAAAATATGATAGATAGCAATGTTTTAAAGGAAGTTTCTAGAATAGTTTTACCTTTAAGCTTGTATACTGAATGGTATTGGCAGATTGATTTAAAAAATCTTTTTCATTTTATAAAATTAAGATTAGCATTAAGTGAGTCAAAAGAAGTGAATGAAACCTCATCAAAAGAAATGCGTGAGTATGCCAAGCTATTGCTAGATGTCGTTGAGGAAATTGTGCCGATTGCTACTAGAAGTTTTAAAAATCATATTTTGAAGGGGTGTAGATTTTCTTATGAAGAGATAATAGCAATTTCTGGTGCTTTGGATATCAGTAAGTTAAAATTGGATGGTCAAGCATTAAAAAGATTAAAAGATAAGCTTAATGTTAAATAG